One genomic segment of Candidatus Aminicenantes bacterium includes these proteins:
- a CDS encoding 3-isopropylmalate dehydratase large subunit, which yields MGKTFVEKLFGQKAGRDVCAGDIVSVEPDWVMSHDNAAAISATFRKTGASKIRYPERVVIILDHEIPAPKESSATNHREIRSFVTEQGIEHFFDINYGICHQVFVEQGFALPGKLIVGSDSHTTTYGALGAFSAGIGRSEVAAIWATGELWFQVPDTMRIVLQGRMPDFLTPKDVALNIIGRILADGADYGAVEFSGDAVKAMSLPERMVLSNMAAEMGAKNGYVPADDTTLNYLKGRARSTFEPIYSEPDCRYVEVVEFDVSAMSPAVARPHTVDNHAPIDKVAGTPIDQALIGTCTNGRLEDLRAAARILKGRRVKVRTLIIPASWQVYREAMRENLLEVFVDAGAVILNPGCGPCLGAHQGVMAPGEVTFSTANRNFKGRMGCREAEIYLGSPLSVAASAVSGEITHPGRFL from the coding sequence ATGGGCAAAACTTTTGTTGAGAAACTGTTCGGCCAAAAGGCCGGACGCGATGTATGCGCCGGTGACATCGTATCAGTGGAACCGGACTGGGTAATGAGCCATGACAACGCCGCGGCCATCTCGGCCACCTTCCGCAAAACCGGTGCAAGTAAAATCCGCTACCCCGAGCGGGTGGTCATCATATTGGATCACGAAATTCCCGCCCCCAAGGAATCCTCGGCCACAAACCACCGGGAAATTCGCTCATTCGTGACGGAACAGGGTATCGAGCATTTCTTTGACATCAATTACGGCATCTGTCACCAGGTGTTCGTGGAACAGGGTTTCGCCCTGCCCGGAAAACTGATCGTGGGCAGTGATTCCCATACCACCACCTACGGCGCTCTGGGAGCCTTCTCCGCCGGTATCGGACGCTCCGAAGTCGCCGCCATCTGGGCCACCGGTGAACTCTGGTTTCAGGTCCCCGACACCATGCGAATCGTACTCCAGGGCCGCATGCCGGATTTCCTGACACCCAAGGATGTGGCCTTGAACATCATCGGCCGCATCCTGGCCGACGGCGCCGACTACGGGGCGGTCGAGTTTTCCGGTGATGCCGTTAAGGCCATGAGCCTTCCGGAACGCATGGTCTTGTCCAACATGGCGGCGGAGATGGGTGCCAAGAACGGCTACGTTCCCGCGGATGACACCACCCTGAATTATCTGAAAGGACGGGCGCGTTCCACTTTTGAACCCATTTACTCGGAGCCGGATTGTCGTTATGTTGAGGTGGTGGAATTCGACGTCTCCGCCATGTCGCCGGCGGTGGCCCGTCCCCACACGGTGGACAACCACGCACCCATTGACAAGGTGGCGGGAACACCCATCGACCAGGCGCTCATCGGCACCTGCACCAACGGCCGCCTGGAAGACCTGCGCGCGGCGGCGCGCATCCTCAAGGGTCGCCGGGTCAAAGTCCGCACCCTCATCATTCCCGCTTCCTGGCAGGTTTACCGGGAAGCCATGAGAGAAAACCTCTTGGAAGTGTTCGTGGACGCCGGAGCCGTGATCCTCAATCCGGGCTGCGGTCCGTGCCTGGGCGCTCACCAGGGGGTCATGGCTCCCGGAGAAGTAACGTTCTCCACTGCCAATCGCAACTTCAAAGGACGCATGGGCTGCCGGGAAGCCGAAATCTATCTGGG